One Vigna unguiculata cultivar IT97K-499-35 chromosome 11, ASM411807v1, whole genome shotgun sequence DNA window includes the following coding sequences:
- the LOC114170545 gene encoding mitochondrial import inner membrane translocase subunit TIM22-4-like isoform X2, with the protein MADGSDKAVENGSLNSAEAEKPQIEPIRLPSVEEIRGQDIWNNCAVRSVVSGVMGGGLGIFMGLFLGALDNPLMQEEMTGRQQLIYQAKQMGRRSWSSAKAFAVMGFVFSAAECVVEKARAKHDITNTVVAGCATGGAISAKESKIRQKAMRMNLPREELQFLLPLEY; encoded by the exons ATGGCTGATGGTTCAGATAAAGCAGTTGAAAACGGTTCTTTGAACTCAGCAGAAGCAGAGAAGCCTCAGATTGAGCCCATAAGGCTGCCCTCGGTTGAGGAAATCCGTGGTCAAGACATTTGGAACAATTGTGCTGTGCGAAGTGTCGTCAGTGGAGTCATGG GCGGTGGACTTGGCATCTTCATGGGTTTATTTCTTGGAGCACTGGACAACCCACTGATGCAAGAGGAAATGACTGGCAGACAACAACTTATATATCAAGCAAAGCAGATGGGGAGAAGGAGTTGGAGTTCAGCCAAAGCATTTGCTGTTATGGGTTTTGTATTCTCAGCTGCTGAATGTGTTGTTGAGAAG gcTAGAGCGAAACATGACATAACAAATACCGTAGTTGCTGGATGTGCAACTGGAGGTGCAATATCAGCAAAAG AGAGCAAAATTAGACAGAAGGCAATGAGAATGAATCTACCGAGAGAAGAACTGCAGTTTCTGCTCCCTCTGGAGTACTGA
- the LOC114170544 gene encoding binding partner of ACD11 1-like, whose translation MRSVKVSNISSGATEQDLREFLTFPGKIEHVEMQSDKGSSKVAYVTFSTPEGAETAVLLSGAVVCGQSLNIELANDYPLPSSTESPIGNAESGESGMRKAEDVVSTMLAKGFILGKDALYRAKSFDERHRLTSTASAKVASLDQKVGFTEKISAGTVIVNDKVKEMDEKFQVSEKTKTAISAAEQSVSSAGSAIMKNRYVLTGATWVTGAYNRVAKKAEEVGQKTKEKVLAQNNQGTTMSEEPTTPDQTSKQATTVNEPSKPEPQQATTVDQPSKSETQQVTTVNEPSKPEPQVVTTVNEPSKPEAQQATKDGQSASPAKSTA comes from the exons ATGAGATCGGTGAAAGTGAGTAACATCTCTTCAGGTGCAACCGAGCAAGATTTGAGGGAATTTCTTACCTTTCCTGGAAAAATTGAACATGTTGAAATGCAAAG TGACAAGGGAAGTTCCAAAGTTGCGTATGTCACCTTCAGTACTCCAGAGGGAGCAGAAACTGCAGTTCTTCTCTCG GGAGCAGTTGTGTGTGGACAGTCTCTGAACATTGAATTGGCTAACGATTATCCTCTGCCTTCATCGACTGAATCTCCA ATTGGTAACGCTGAAAGTGGGGAATCTGGTATGAGAAAGGCAGAGGATGTTGTAAGCACCATGTTAGCCAAGGGCTTCATTTTGGGTAAAGATGCATTGTATCGAGCAAAATCCTTTGATGAAAGGCACCGACTTACTTCCACGGCTTCAGCAAAAGTTGCTTCTTTGGACCAGAAGGTGGGATTTACTGAAAAGATCAGTGCTGGTACAGTTATAGTGAATGACAAGGTGAAAGAAATGGATGAGAAATTTCAAGTCTCAGAGAAGACTAAAACTGCAATTTCAGCAGCTGAGCAGTCGGTGTCCAGTGCTGGATCTGCTATAATGAAGAATCGGTATGTGTTGACTGGGGCTACATGGGTCACAGGTGCTTACAACAGGGTTGCAAAGAAAGCAGAGGAAGTGGGACAGAAAACTAAGGAGAAGGTTTTGGCGCAGAATAATCAAGGAACCACCATGTCGGAGGAACCCACCACACCTGATCAAACCTCTAAACAGGCAACCACAGTCAATGAACCCTCAAAACCTGAACCTCAACAGGCCACCACAGTTGATCAACCCTCAAAATCTGAAACTCAGCAGGTCACCACAGTTAATGAACCCTCCAAACCTGAACCTCAAGTGGTCACCACAGTTAACGAACCCTCCAAACCTGAAGCTCAACAGGCAACCAAGGATGGTCAATCTGCCAGTCCAGCAAAATCTACTGCCTGA
- the LOC114170545 gene encoding mitochondrial import inner membrane translocase subunit TIM22-1-like isoform X4 translates to MADGSDKAVENGSLNSAEAEKPQIEPIRLPSVEEIRGQDIWNNCAVRSVVSGVMGGGLGIFMGLFLGALDNPLMQEEMTGRQQLIYQAKQMGRRSWSSAKAFAVMGFVFSAAECVVEKARAKHDITNTVVAGCATGGAISAKEKMRN, encoded by the exons ATGGCTGATGGTTCAGATAAAGCAGTTGAAAACGGTTCTTTGAACTCAGCAGAAGCAGAGAAGCCTCAGATTGAGCCCATAAGGCTGCCCTCGGTTGAGGAAATCCGTGGTCAAGACATTTGGAACAATTGTGCTGTGCGAAGTGTCGTCAGTGGAGTCATGG GCGGTGGACTTGGCATCTTCATGGGTTTATTTCTTGGAGCACTGGACAACCCACTGATGCAAGAGGAAATGACTGGCAGACAACAACTTATATATCAAGCAAAGCAGATGGGGAGAAGGAGTTGGAGTTCAGCCAAAGCATTTGCTGTTATGGGTTTTGTATTCTCAGCTGCTGAATGTGTTGTTGAGAAG gcTAGAGCGAAACATGACATAACAAATACCGTAGTTGCTGGATGTGCAACTGGAGGTGCAATATCAGCAAAAG AAAAAATGAGAAACTAA
- the LOC114170545 gene encoding mitochondrial import inner membrane translocase subunit TIM22-4-like isoform X1, which translates to MADGSDKAVENGSLNSAEAEKPQIEPIRLPSVEEIRGQDIWNNCAVRSVVSGVMGGGLGIFMGLFLGALDNPLMQEEMTGRQQLIYQAKQMGRRSWSSAKAFAVMGFVFSAAECVVEKARAKHDITNTVVAGCATGGAISAKGGPKAACVGCAGFAAFSVVIEKFLERHQ; encoded by the exons ATGGCTGATGGTTCAGATAAAGCAGTTGAAAACGGTTCTTTGAACTCAGCAGAAGCAGAGAAGCCTCAGATTGAGCCCATAAGGCTGCCCTCGGTTGAGGAAATCCGTGGTCAAGACATTTGGAACAATTGTGCTGTGCGAAGTGTCGTCAGTGGAGTCATGG GCGGTGGACTTGGCATCTTCATGGGTTTATTTCTTGGAGCACTGGACAACCCACTGATGCAAGAGGAAATGACTGGCAGACAACAACTTATATATCAAGCAAAGCAGATGGGGAGAAGGAGTTGGAGTTCAGCCAAAGCATTTGCTGTTATGGGTTTTGTATTCTCAGCTGCTGAATGTGTTGTTGAGAAG gcTAGAGCGAAACATGACATAACAAATACCGTAGTTGCTGGATGTGCAACTGGAGGTGCAATATCAGCAAAAG GTGGTCCAAAGGCAGCTTGTGTTGGTTGTGCTGGCTTTGCGGCATTCTCCGTCGTAATAGAGAAGTTTTTGGAGAGACATCAGTAA
- the LOC114170545 gene encoding mitochondrial import inner membrane translocase subunit TIM22-4-like isoform X3 has product MADGSDKAVENGSLNSAEAEKPQIEPIRLPSVEEIRGQDIWNNCAVRSVVSGVMGGGLGIFMGLFLGALDNPLMQEEMTGRQQLIYQAKQMGRRSWSSAKAFAVMGFVFSAAECVVEKARAKHDITNTVVAGCATGGAISAKDDLKKPLVRTVGQMEIAHMLEAET; this is encoded by the exons ATGGCTGATGGTTCAGATAAAGCAGTTGAAAACGGTTCTTTGAACTCAGCAGAAGCAGAGAAGCCTCAGATTGAGCCCATAAGGCTGCCCTCGGTTGAGGAAATCCGTGGTCAAGACATTTGGAACAATTGTGCTGTGCGAAGTGTCGTCAGTGGAGTCATGG GCGGTGGACTTGGCATCTTCATGGGTTTATTTCTTGGAGCACTGGACAACCCACTGATGCAAGAGGAAATGACTGGCAGACAACAACTTATATATCAAGCAAAGCAGATGGGGAGAAGGAGTTGGAGTTCAGCCAAAGCATTTGCTGTTATGGGTTTTGTATTCTCAGCTGCTGAATGTGTTGTTGAGAAG gcTAGAGCGAAACATGACATAACAAATACCGTAGTTGCTGGATGTGCAACTGGAGGTGCAATATCAGCAAAAG ATGACCTGAAGAAGCCCCTCGTAAGGACAGTAGGTCAGATGGAGATAGCTCATATGCTAGAGGCAGAGACTTAG